Within the Thermostichus lividus PCC 6715 genome, the region GGTCATCACGGTTTCCGCTTGCAGGATGCGATCTAAGCTGCGACCATTGGCAATAAATAACTGATTGACCACAAACAGATCAACCCGTCCCCCTAACCTAGAGCGGGATCCACGGCAGTGGGGAGCTACCAATTTCAAAAGGCCGCGATCGCGCGTAAGGACACTCAAGAGGCGATCGTTTTCCCCCAAGGGCATGGCTTTAAGATTGATTCCAACAGTGGTGTAGGTGCGGCTCATGGCCAGAAAAACAACAGGATCATTGTCTTCCTTTAGCCTATCGCGGCACGTTGCCTATACAGCGATCAACTTATCCCGATCAAGCCCCTCAAGAATGCTTAAGGGTTCAATACGCGAAAACTCTTGGCTGCTTTTGTGGGCAAAGTGCAGCACCCACGGTAAGCGGGCATGGCCATAGCCACTGGCTGGATGCAACTGTGCCAAGTGATAGGTTTGCAACGCCAGTAACTCAAGCGGCGTACTGCCATAGGCATGCACAATCCGTAAAGGACGGGTACTGCCTAGCTCGTGTGTACCTTTCTTAATGGGTTGACTGGTTATCAGCAAAAACGATCGCTCTGTGTCATCGTAAACGACAGTGCCCTTCGGGGCAGACTGATAGGTTCCATTGCTGGGGCATGCCATGCGACCGGCACCACTTTTGCGAACACTCAGCAGATCAACGTCAATGGACTCCCGTTTTAACTCTTGGATAGTGCGCTCAAACTCGTCAGGGCGCGTCAGTCCATCCCGCATCAACAAGACCTTACGTGGATAGCGGCGATAGATAGTGTCGAACTTGCCCATGAGCTTCCGGATCGTTTGCCAGACCGCTTCACCGCTGAGTTTTTCGCCCCGCTGCACCATCGGCAGTTCCCAGCCTAACGACTGCCCATTGGCAAGCACAGCAAAGGCAGGGGTGCCAAAATAAAGAAAGCGATTGGTGCCGGTATCAAACCCCACAATAAGTTCTGCTTTTCCCACATCATCAAGGGGCTGCAAGCGTACTGGCTGCCATTTAGCTTTACACAGCAAGCCAAGAACCACGTTCAAGCCCTTGTAGTCATTCTGCTGATTGGGGACAACAAACTGGGTGGCAATATTGGCTCGGAGAGCTTCATTGCGAATGCGCTGCTTTTGATCAGAATAGGGCATCACTACCAAGACAGTACGCACACCTTCGTCAGCCCATGCCTGCCAAAAGCGTTGACGTGCCAGATCAGTCTTACCTAAGTCTGCTGATGTGCGGTAGGAGGACAGGTCTAGCTCGATACCATGGTGGCGAGCAATCTGCTGTAGGCACTTGCGAATCTCCTCAGGATAGGCTCCCTCATTAGTGATGAGGTTCAGCAGACCAAACTTGGTCTCTCCGATCTGGGCGCAACCGTGCTTGCGGACATCGGCTACCTTTTTCACCTGCCGGTTATCCTTAGCAAGTAGAATCGCTGGGGGCAGTTGGTGCCCTTCCTTAGTCACGGGGGCAATGGAGTCGGCGCTGCCACTGTAGAGATTGATGCACAGCCACTCAGCAAATTTGGTGGATTTTTGGAAGCGCTCACTACTACTCAGCCGAATGTTCGTAAAGATTTTCTCCACCTCTTTGGCGTAGTTTCGCTGACGACCCAGTTCAGCCAGCATTTCCAAGGTGACGCTGGGTCTCAGCCGCTGCGAGAGATGGGCAATTGGCTGCCCCCCCTGAGCACGTTTGACGTACACTACTTGCGACGTACTAAGCTCTTGCTCTGTTGCCCCTTCGTTGCGATGGTACTCCGCAAGGCTGATGTTGAGTCCGGGTAGGTTCACTGCTTCGGGTTGCTCGTGAGTGATACTGTGTAGTTGCCAGCGCAGAAACTGGTTGTTCTTGAGGTACGTATTGCGCACCCATTTGATTAAAGGCTCATGCTCAGGATAGGTGTTGAGCCACTCCTGCAATGTCAAAGGTGTCCAGAAATGGTGGAAACGGTCAATTTCCAGATAAAGTTTTGCTGTGGCATCGAGCCTGACATCGAGGCAAAAGCCTTGGTGAACTGTCCACCCTTGCGCTGGACTCTCCGAGGGTTTCCGCTCCCAGATGCGGATACTGTTGTTGCTTGCTCGGTCAACGTCCTC harbors:
- a CDS encoding argonaute PAZ domain-containing protein encodes the protein MTSSGNSYPVILNQFCVKTLEEEARLLYPFTCRWQQNPELGTEAYALNKVCYQLPVPAARWGSAIVTRQPLEQLKTKAWQLIPQPPRVFDCTCLEDREALESLCRQELYRYFKQRDREDVDRASNNSIRIWERKPSESPAQGWTVHQGFCLDVRLDATAKLYLEIDRFHHFWTPLTLQEWLNTYPEHEPLIKWVRNTYLKNNQFLRWQLHSITHEQPEAVNLPGLNISLAEYHRNEGATEQELSTSQVVYVKRAQGGQPIAHLSQRLRPSVTLEMLAELGRQRNYAKEVEKIFTNIRLSSSERFQKSTKFAEWLCINLYSGSADSIAPVTKEGHQLPPAILLAKDNRQVKKVADVRKHGCAQIGETKFGLLNLITNEGAYPEEIRKCLQQIARHHGIELDLSSYRTSADLGKTDLARQRFWQAWADEGVRTVLVVMPYSDQKQRIRNEALRANIATQFVVPNQQNDYKGLNVVLGLLCKAKWQPVRLQPLDDVGKAELIVGFDTGTNRFLYFGTPAFAVLANGQSLGWELPMVQRGEKLSGEAVWQTIRKLMGKFDTIYRRYPRKVLLMRDGLTRPDEFERTIQELKRESIDVDLLSVRKSGAGRMACPSNGTYQSAPKGTVVYDDTERSFLLITSQPIKKGTHELGSTRPLRIVHAYGSTPLELLALQTYHLAQLHPASGYGHARLPWVLHFAHKSSQEFSRIEPLSILEGLDRDKLIAV